CCTGTCCAATGATATTGATACCATTACCTACATTAAACTCAGCTCCTCCATTTGCGTAATCTTTGCCTACCTTCATACAGTTCGGATATGTCAACGAAAGCGCTGCAACTGGACGATAATTCTCGCTAAGATAATCCAAATAGGAGTTCATTGTTGCCATGGTATGTGTGAAATAAGCAATCTGTTTTTTGATTGCTGCCATAAAATCGTCGAATGTCTTAAAGTCACGAGGATCGCCAGTCTGAATAGAAATCTGCTCACCGGTCTTACGGCTCTTACCATTATTCATAACCATATCTACAACGCCACCCATGCTGATTTCACCGATATCAGTATAAGATTTTAAACGTCCTTCCAGATTCGTCTCAACGCAGCCACATGGAGTCCAGTCCCATGCCTGTGACATTGGAATACCCTTATTAAGAAGCATCTTGATACCAGCATCATCATGATAGATAGCAGGCATCGTACGTCCCATACGGATGCACTCTGCAGCTTTTCTTAAGAATGAATCCGGGTTTTTGGAAATATTGTAACGAACGGTCATGTTTGGTTCTTTCAGGGCAGTATCTTCTGTAGCCTGAATTGTCATATAGGAAAGATCATTAACAGCGTCATTTCCATATTGATCAATACCACCTGCGCAAACCTGAACAGTCATATTATAACCTGCGGAGAAAGCAGCACTTTCACCGTCTTGAAATAACCCCATTTCTGCAATCTTAATCCAAAAACAATCCATAAGTTCCTGAGCTTCATCCTGTGTCAATATACCATCTTTAATATCTTTCTTATAATAATCAATAAGATACTGATCCATACGACCTAAATTGTAGGAAGAGGCATTCTGCTCCATGAAGATACAGAACTCATAAGTAAGCATACTCTGCAGTGCCTCATAGAAGTTGCGAGGTGGATTTGCAGGAACGTTGCGGTTCACTTCTGCAATTTTTAACAGTTCTGCCTTACGTATCTCATCTGTTTCTTCTGCTGCCATCTTCTCAGCTAGATCTGCATGACGGTTAGCAAGTGCAATGATACCTTCAGCTGAAATAATAAGCGATTTATAGAAGATTATCTGTTTCAGTACATCTTCTCCATTTGCATCATCAAGAGCAGCAAGTTTTTCTTCAGCTTCTTTCTTAATTCCAGAAATACCTTTTTCAAGAAGAGTTCTCCATCCAGGTGTATTCTCACCATATCCACGAACAAACTTTTTATCAACATACAGCATTCCGCCATCACGCATTGTTCTTACATCTTCAGGCATCATTGCATTCCAACGATCAAGAACACATTTACCTCTCCAATAAGGAGCCACTTCATCCATGAAGAGTTTCTTGTTCTCATCAGACAGATAAAATGGATCATATTTACGTGTACTGATAGTATCCAGCTCTTTCTCAATTACGGAGCAAGCAGAATCTGGATTGAGGATTCCCGCACGTGGTTTGAATGCAACACCGCCAACTAAAAGTTCATTGTCCTGAATGTAAATCGGTTTATTCTCATATACATTCTTCATAGCGGTAGCTTTCTGAATCTGCCATGGCTGGCCTTCTGTGGCTTTAAATCCTTGGGTTACATAGTAAGCATCCAGAATGTCCATTTCAACACGATGAGACATATAATTTTCTCTCAGTGCCTGTATTCTCTGCATATAATCTTTTAACATGATATATTCCTCCTTTATAATTATTATTTTTTTCTTTCATTAACTTGTAGATAATCTCTTATCCGTATCTACCAAATGAATATGTTTTACGGAAGTTTCTGGTGCAAACAGATGGCAAACCACTCCTCCGATAAGCAATATGGCAAAGCAGACACCTAAAGTACCATATACACCAACGCCTTTTACAAGAATTGGAAGCAGAAAAGTTCCTGCAGCTGCTCCAAGTCGACTGAAGGCAATAACTATACCAACACCTGTGCCTCGAACACGATCATCAAATAATTCTGGTGGATATGGATTTTCTATTACAACAGCAATTGACATAACCAGTGCATATACACAGAATGAAGTAACCATAATAATAGTTGGTCCGTTATGTCCTACAATCATCACACCTAGTGCAATGGCAGCAATATAAAATGTTGAAACAAGAAAGCGTTTTCTCGAAATCCTGTTACACAGATAGGTTCCGATGAATGCTCCTGCCATACAGAAGACATCGTATAAAATACTAGATGTATTTGCATTTCCCATATTCAATTTACTAATTAATATAGGAAGAAAGATACCTACTCCAAAGTAAGGGAAAACCTGACATGCCCAAAACGCTCCACCTACAAGTGTATTTTTTCGATATTTGGGACTAAACAATTCCATCACAGATACTTTTTCATTAAGTTCTTTCTTTTCTTCCACAACAACACAATATTCATCTCCAAGTTTTTCCGTAATCAGCTTGTTTGCCTCCTCCAACCGGCCAACTGTAGCCAGCCATGCAGGAGATTCTGGAACCCCTATAACAATTCTTGAAATAGCGGCAAGTGCACCTGGAATAACTGAAGTAATGAAAATGACATGGTAATCTGTAGATAAGTTTCCCATAATCAGTCCTGCAAAGAAGGAAGCTACATAACCAAATGTCCAGAAAATAATAAACCTACTCAGATAAATCGGTCCGTCCTTAGGTGAAAACCACTCTGAAATAATTGTAGATCCCACTGTATAATCAACAGCAATACAAAGACCGATACAGATACGCAGAACCATTAAAATTTCAACACTTGATGTAAAAAGCTGAAGGATAGAAAATACGGAAAATAATACCATACCCAATATCAACAATTTGCTTCTGCCAATTTTATCTGCAATATTGCCAACAACAAGGCTCCCTGCAAGTCCAATCAGTGTTCCGGCTCCCAACAACCCAACCCAAAAAGTACTTAACCCCAATTTATCCTGAGCTTGTGTTACTGCTGTACCTGCAATCCCCAAAGCATACCCACACGCAATCTGGCCTAGAATAGTACAGACATATAGCATCAGATGGAATTTCATAAATGGCGCTTCTTTATAATTTTTTTTCATTTTTTTTCATTTTTTCTCCTTTCATATGCTTTCGTTAATATATTAACATTCAATTGTTCAAACCGGAAATACCTATGGTGAATATCACTATTCAAAAAATAAATAGTACGTTTTTCAAAACATGATGTCATTCCAAAATTTTCTACAGTTTTACAGTTACATATTGCTTAATTTAGCCTGGATCTATTGATTTTACTGGGATTCAGGCTTAAATTAAGTGGATTAAAAATAGATTATTTTACAGATTGGTTGGAGCAAAAAATGTTTTTACCATATGGTAAGTATCCTACTTCAAATGAAAATATATGGATAGGATGGATCAAATTTTTAACATTTATGTACATAATATCAGGAGATAATTTTTTAGATAACATTAATAGGAGTTTTGATGAAATTTGGAATTACGAAACTAGTGCAAGAGATTTAGAACGTATAATTAAACGTTCTACTGAAGGGGTGATTAGGAGTGTTAAAGGAGTGTAACAAAGAGGTTCTTGGATTTTTAAAAGAAACTGAGAGAAGTGAAGAATATAATGATGCTGGGCGCACATATAAAAGGGAGAATTAAAATCTTTTTCTCCCTTTTGATGACTTTATACCCATTTCTTCTCTATATTTGGCCACAGTTCTCCTTGAAATATTCATGCCTTGCTCATTAATTAAATCACATATTTTTTGGTCCGATAGTGGTTTTTTTCTATCTTCTTCATCTATCATTTTCTTTATGTTATTTTTAATGATTAAACTTGATACATTCTCTTCATTAAAACTTGTAATCATACCCGTAGTAAACAAATCCTTTATTTTTATGGTACCCCTGCTTATGTGTATATATTTATCCCTTATAGCCCTGCTTACAGTGGACTCATGCACATTCATACTATTTGCTATTTCTTTTAATGTCATAGGCTTTAGATAATTTTCCCCATAATCAAAATAATCCCTTTGAATTTCCAGTATTTTTTCTAGGACTCTATAAATAGTACTTTTTCTATGTTGTATACTTTTTATCAAAAATAATGCACTGTTTAATTTTTCTTTTACATAACTTACTGCATCTTTATCAGTATCATTATTTATTATATCTTTATACATAGCATTTATAGTAAGTCTTGGCGTTAAATCATCATTCATAATTATAAAATATTCATTATCTATTTTTTTTATATATGCATCTGGTGATATATACCTTACACTTTCTCCTGTATAAAATCCCCGGGAAGGTTTAGGGGAAAGTGTCTTTATTAAATCTCCATATTCCTGAGCCTGCTTCACATCTATATTCAACTCTTTTGCTATAACATTATATTTATTTTCTGCTATAAACTCCAGATATTTATCAATTATTATAAATATATTCTCCTCATCCATACCTTTTTGCTCTATCTGTATTTTTAAGCATTCCCCTAAATTTCTCGCTCCTATTCCATGAGGCTCTAAAGAATGAATCAAATCTACACAATATGATGCCAGTTCTTTTGAAATTTTCAATTCTTCTTCTATTTCCTCATTTTCCAGTATTAAATATCCTCTATCATCTATATTTTCTATAATATATAAACATATTGTCTTTATACAATGGTTTTCATCAAGATCCCTTATTTGATCTTTCAAATACTCTTTTAAAGACTTTTCTTCAGAAATAAAATTAAAGGGAGATACTTCCTCGCCAGAGTTTCTATCATAACTATGATGACTATAGTTGTCAAAATCTAAATTTTTTATAATTTCTTTATACTCAAGTTTATCTTTCTCTACTTTATCCACATTGGATTCTTTAATATCAAGCACAGGATTTTCCTGAAGTTCTTTTTCCACATATTCCTGAAGTTCAAAGCTTGACATTTGAAGCAACTTTATGGATAATTGCATTTCCTGGGTCATGGCCAATCTTTGCTCCTGAGTTAAATTAAGAGCAAAATCCATTTTCACCTTTATACACCTCCCATCTAAGATTATTATCAAGTGATTCTTATGTTCATCGCATAAGAATCATTTTCTACCACTATTATTATATCATGAAGTCACAGAATTGATGAAAACTTTTTCAAATACTATGTCAGAAATATTATCCTTATATGTTATATTAGGTGTTTCTTAGTAATAGAACTGTATCATTTAGATCAAGTGATTCTTAGGTTCAGGTGGAGTTTGCTGTAGGAACTGCTTATCTCCATCTGAACCTTAGAAGAACTTATCCAGGCGCATAGCAGTGCTTATCTCCCTTTGAAGAAGATGGGAGTATTAGCAATGGTAGATGTTCGGATAAAAAAGAGGACATTTCACAATATGGAAATGCCCTCTTAAGATGGGATATTTAATGATTGTAGGTTACATATTAATATAACTTTTTATATGTGTTTACTATGTCTTCTCTTGAAAAAGGTTCATAATTGTTTACCAACAGTCTCTGCTGTCCTTCTATTACTGAATCAGCAAAAGTTTCAATTTCTTCCTCTTTCATTCCATATTCTCTTAATGGTTTTCTTGACAATAATTTATCTAAAAGCTGTGATAAACTGTCATAAGCTTCATTTTCATCACATTTTAGTATACCTGCTAATAGTTTATTTACATCTTTAATCTTGCCATTTGGATTTTTCTCATAATAAGTTTTAAATATTTCTGTAAA
This genomic interval from Clostridium kluyveri contains the following:
- a CDS encoding glycyl radical protein, with product MLKDYMQRIQALRENYMSHRVEMDILDAYYVTQGFKATEGQPWQIQKATAMKNVYENKPIYIQDNELLVGGVAFKPRAGILNPDSACSVIEKELDTISTRKYDPFYLSDENKKLFMDEVAPYWRGKCVLDRWNAMMPEDVRTMRDGGMLYVDKKFVRGYGENTPGWRTLLEKGISGIKKEAEEKLAALDDANGEDVLKQIIFYKSLIISAEGIIALANRHADLAEKMAAEETDEIRKAELLKIAEVNRNVPANPPRNFYEALQSMLTYEFCIFMEQNASSYNLGRMDQYLIDYYKKDIKDGILTQDEAQELMDCFWIKIAEMGLFQDGESAAFSAGYNMTVQVCAGGIDQYGNDAVNDLSYMTIQATEDTALKEPNMTVRYNISKNPDSFLRKAAECIRMGRTMPAIYHDDAGIKMLLNKGIPMSQAWDWTPCGCVETNLEGRLKSYTDIGEISMGGVVDMVMNNGKSRKTGEQISIQTGDPRDFKTFDDFMAAIKKQIAYFTHTMATMNSYLDYLSENYRPVAALSLTYPNCMKVGKDYANGGAEFNVGNGINIIGQADIINSVADIKNLIYDEKKLTMDELCKALDANFEGYDDIYKMCMDAPKYGNDDPKADFCAGEIYNYLVDQIEKYDSPFGKLTAGMLPVSGNVPIGQSVGALPSGRKAWTPLADGIGATGGTDVNGATALLKSISNLPHTRFTQGTQMNLKIDPKLLEGERGLNNMMVMLKTQCTLDIYHTQYNIIDAEVLLDAQENPDDHRDLLVRVAGYTAFFVELGRDIQNDIIQRTEIESWG
- a CDS encoding MFS transporter, which encodes MLYVCTILGQIACGYALGIAGTAVTQAQDKLGLSTFWVGLLGAGTLIGLAGSLVVGNIADKIGRSKLLILGMVLFSVFSILQLFTSSVEILMVLRICIGLCIAVDYTVGSTIISEWFSPKDGPIYLSRFIIFWTFGYVASFFAGLIMGNLSTDYHVIFITSVIPGALAAISRIVIGVPESPAWLATVGRLEEANKLITEKLGDEYCVVVEEKKELNEKVSVMELFSPKYRKNTLVGGAFWACQVFPYFGVGIFLPILISKLNMGNANTSSILYDVFCMAGAFIGTYLCNRISRKRFLVSTFYIAAIALGVMIVGHNGPTIIMVTSFCVYALVMSIAVVIENPYPPELFDDRVRGTGVGIVIAFSRLGAAAGTFLLPILVKGVGVYGTLGVCFAILLIGGVVCHLFAPETSVKHIHLVDTDKRLSTS
- the rpoN gene encoding RNA polymerase factor sigma-54, whose protein sequence is MDFALNLTQEQRLAMTQEMQLSIKLLQMSSFELQEYVEKELQENPVLDIKESNVDKVEKDKLEYKEIIKNLDFDNYSHHSYDRNSGEEVSPFNFISEEKSLKEYLKDQIRDLDENHCIKTICLYIIENIDDRGYLILENEEIEEELKISKELASYCVDLIHSLEPHGIGARNLGECLKIQIEQKGMDEENIFIIIDKYLEFIAENKYNVIAKELNIDVKQAQEYGDLIKTLSPKPSRGFYTGESVRYISPDAYIKKIDNEYFIIMNDDLTPRLTINAMYKDIINNDTDKDAVSYVKEKLNSALFLIKSIQHRKSTIYRVLEKILEIQRDYFDYGENYLKPMTLKEIANSMNVHESTVSRAIRDKYIHISRGTIKIKDLFTTGMITSFNEENVSSLIIKNNIKKMIDEEDRKKPLSDQKICDLINEQGMNISRRTVAKYREEMGIKSSKGRKRF